In Vigna angularis cultivar LongXiaoDou No.4 chromosome 8, ASM1680809v1, whole genome shotgun sequence, one DNA window encodes the following:
- the LOC108344990 gene encoding uncharacterized protein LOC108344990 isoform X1 — translation MTKVSALLSVIPTKVDFMSTYAMHLREIIKERIDHPLYPDTPLQGFQGVPSLFSDLSSLYNHPGKVSSLTLQVNEMKTIMTLLLQNYQGPLPSQFVVFKRSSVSDQGSGPNNGCNEEKN, via the exons CAAAAGTTGATTTTATGAGCACTTATGCAATGCACCTACGAGAAATAATCAAGGAGAGAATCGATCATCCTCTGTATCCTGACACTCCACTTCAGGGATTTCAG GGCGTCCCCTCTCTGTTCTCTGATCTATCATCTTTGTACAATCACCCTGGGAAG GTATCTTCATTAACATTACAAGTCAATGAAATGAAGACAATTATGACACTTTTGTTGCAAAATTATCAAGGTCCATTGCCTTCACAATTTGTAGTATTTAAAAGATCATCg gTATCTGATCAAGGAAGTGGGCCAAACAATGGatgtaatgaagaaaaaaattag
- the LOC108344572 gene encoding beta-glucuronosyltransferase GlcAT14A, with product MKKLKNYYMHLRHHHHHAERRWVFPLAVGSLLSLFLLFVATLTSPEGTPILPFYRSITAASYSVFVESKLHPLPVPALPPPPRLAYLVSGSAGDGGAVRRVLLALYHPGNRYVVHLDLEASAEERADLARFVEEHPLFRQFGNVRVIKKANLVTYRGPTMVANTLHAAAILLRELGDWDWFINLSASDYPLVTQDDLLHTFSYLPRDLNFIDHTSDIGWKDHQRARPIIVDPGLYMNKKQDVFWVTQRRSRPTAFKLFTGSAWMALSKSFIDYCIWGWDNLPRTVLMYYSNFISSPEGYFHTVICNAQEFRNTTVNSDLHFISWDNPPKQHPHYLTVEDMKAMVDSNAPFARKFHRDDPVLDKIDAELLSRGPGMTVPGGWCIGKRENGTDPCSEISDTTVLRPGQGSKRLETLISSLLSNKKFRPRQCV from the exons atgaagaagttgaagaactATTATATGCATTTGCGGCATCACCACCACCACGCCGAGCGGAGGTGGGTGTTCCCGCTGGCTGTGGGTTCGctcctctctctcttcctccTTTTCGTCGCCACGCTAACCTCGCCGGAGGGTACGCCGATTCTCCCCTTCTACCGCTCGATCACCGCCGCCTCGTACTCCGTCTTCGTTGAGTCCAAACTCCACCCACTCCCGGTACCGGCGCTCCCGCCGCCGCCGCGCCTGGCCTACTTGGTGTCGGGCTCCGCCGGAGACGGTGGCGCGGTGAGGCGTGTGCTGCTGGCGCTGTACCACCCCGGGAACCGGTACGTGGTGCACCTGGACCTGGAGGCCTCGGCGGAGGAGCGCGCGGATCTGGCTAGGTTTGTGGAGGAGCACCCGCTGTTCCGGCAGTTCGGGAATGTGAGGGTGATAAAGAAGGCGAACCTGGTGACCTACAGGGGACCTACCATGGTGGCCAACACGCTCCACGCCGCCGCGATTCTGCTGCGGGAGCTCGGCGATTGGGACTGGTTCATCAACCTCAGCGCCTCCGATTACCCTCTTGTTACACAAGATG ATCTGCTGCACACGTTTTCCTACTTGCCACGGGATCTGAATTTCATTGATCACACCAGTGACATTGGATGGAAAGA TCATCAGCGTGCAAGGCCGATAATAGTTGATCCGGGGTTGTATATGAATAAGAAGCAAGATGTGTTTTGGGTTACACAGAGGAGGAGTAGGCCAACGGCTTTCAAGCTTTTCACAG GTTCTGCTTGGATGGCACTGTCAAAATCTTTCATTGATTACTGCATATGGGGATGGGACAACCTACCTCGGACCGTACTCATGTACTATTCAAATTTCATATCTTCCCCTGAAGGATACTTCCACACAGTTATCTGCAACGCTCAAGAGTTCAGGAACACAACTGTGAACAGTGATCTGCATTTCATTTCTTGGGACAATCCTCCCAAGCAGCATCCTCACTACCTTACAGTTGAAGACATGAAAGCAATGGTTGACAGCAATGCTCCATTTGCAAGGAAGTTCCATAGAGATGATCCTGTGTTGGATAAAATTGATGCTGAACTATTATCCAGAGGTCCTGGAATGACTGTTCCCGGAGGTTGGTGCATAGGAAAAAGAGAGAACGGCACCGATCCCTGCTCTGAGATCAGTGACACTACAGTCCTCCGGCCTGGCCAAGGTTCCAAGAGGCTTGAAACATTGATCAGCTCATTGCTGTCAAATAAGAAGTTCCGGCCGAGACAATGCGTGtga